The following DNA comes from Populus trichocarpa isolate Nisqually-1 chromosome 19, P.trichocarpa_v4.1, whole genome shotgun sequence.
TAATACTGCTATTTGGGGGTTTTGTCAACAAGGTTTGGCTAAtcagggttttgggtttttgtcAATAATGGTAAAGAAAGATACATTCTTTGATTCTTTCACTTGTAATATATTGGTTAAAGGGTTCTGTAGAATTGGGTCGGTTAAGTATGGAGAGTGGGTTATGGATAATTTGGTTAATGGTGGGATTTGTAAGGATGCTGTAGGTTTTAATACATTGATCGATGGATATTGCAAAGTTGGTGAAATAAGTTATGCATTTGAGTTGATGGAAAGAATGAGGAACGAAGGTGTGTTTCCTGATATTGTTACTTATAATACTTTGATCAATGGGTGCAGCAAAAGAGATGATTTTGACAGAGCCAAGAGTCTGATTGATGAGATTTTGGGGTTtaggaagaaaaaagattgtGCTTTCAGAAAGATTGATGATATGAACGATGATGATGGTACAACGAATTTGGAACCTAATCTCGTTACATACACCACACTTATAAGTGCTTACTGTAAGCAGCATGGGCTCAGCGAAGCACTTTCTCTGTATGAAGAAATGATTTCGGATGGATTCTTGCCTGATGTTGTTACATATAGTTCCATTATAAATGGTCTTTGCAAACGTGGGATGTTGACAGAAGCAAAGGCACTTTTGAGGGAGATGGACAAGATGGGTGTGAATCCCAATCATGTTGTTTATGCTATTCTAGTTGATTCATTATTTAAAGCAGGGAGTGCTTGGGAATCTTTTATCTATCAAAGTCAAATGATAGTCTGTGGAGTTTCCTTTGATTTGGTAGTGTGCACCACATTGATTGATGGGCTTTTTAAGGCTGGTAAATCTGATGAGGCTGAGGCCATGTTTTGCACACTTGCAAAGCTAAATTGTATTCCAAATAACATTACCTATACAGCAATGATCGATGGATACTGCAAGTTGGGAGACATGGATGGTGCAGAATCTCTGTTGCGAGACATGGAGAAGAAACAGGTTGTTCCAAATGTCGTCACATATTCTTCTATAATAAATGGATATACAAAGAAAGGAATGCTTGATGTAGCTGTTCGTATTATGAAAAAGATGCTGGACCAAAATATCATGCCAAATGCTTATATATATGCAACATTAATAGATGGCCATTTGAAGGCTGGTAAACAAGATGCTGCTGTTGATCTctataatgaaatgaaattgaatgGATTGGAGGAAAACAGTTTTatagttgatgccttcattaACAACTTGAAAAGGGGCAGAAAGATGGAGGAAGCTGAGGGA
Coding sequences within:
- the LOC7491083 gene encoding pentatricopeptide repeat-containing protein At5g14770, mitochondrial isoform X3; protein product: MMNHLKYYQTRAFLSRSFTFSSTKHPKPLSKILPFHHFHTNSISPTKTHLYASFFCTLIHLYLTCGRLSKATDTFYDMIRTHHIVPTLPLWNRLIYQFNATGLVSQVWDLYSEMLSCGVLPNVFTHNILVHAWCKMGHLSLALDLIRNVDIDVDTVTYNTAIWGFCQQGLANQGFGFLSIMVKKDTFFDSFTCNILVKGFCRIGSVKYGEWVMDNLVNGGICKDAVGFNTLIDGYCKVGEISYAFELMERMRNEGVFPDIVTYNTLINGCSKRDDFDRAKSLIDEILGFRKKKDCAFRKIDDMNDDDGTTNLEPNLVTYTTLISAYCKQHGLSEALSLYEEMISDGFLPDVVTYSSIINGLCKRGMLTEAKALLREMDKMGVNPNHVVYAILVDSLFKAGSAWESFIYQSQMIVCGVSFDLVVCTTLIDGLFKAGKSDEAEAMFCTLAKLNCIPNNITYTAMIDGYCKLGDMDGAESLLRDMEKKQVVPNVVTYSSIINGYTKKGMLDVAVRIMKKMLDQNIMPNAYIYATLIDGHLKAGKQDAAVDLYNEMKLNGLEENSFIVDAFINNLKRGRKMEEAEGLCKYMMSKGLLLDRVNYTSLMDGFFKTGRESAAFTMAEKMAETELLC